aaattttctttttacctatcaaaaaaaaaaaagtatctatTGGCCTTTTTTTGTTCACATCTGTATGGAGCACTAAAACCATTAAGATATcgtgaaaaatcaaaatattcatcaacTGTTAAACAATTTAATAGTACTTCTCTTGTATAAGAAGGTTGTTTAATATTGTTGAATATTCCATCTACCAATGTCTTAAAAAATTCCAATATTCAATTTGAGCTGCATATGCTGCCAATTAGGTTGTTGTAATGGTCTTGGAATTCGTGGAAGTTAGGTTGGTAATTCTCATGAACATTGGTTTTCATGAAACATGAAAAATGTTGTGTTTAAGAAAACTATTAAGATGATATCCAATTTTTTCTGAAAATAACTATGTGGAGTTAATTCTTGGGGGAAGAAATGTATGATAGGATGACATAGACCTGGGAAACGGGGCTAGCAATTTAGCTTTATGTCTGTCTCTCATGTTACGTCTGAACTTCCATTACATGGTATATAAGCGGCCTCTTTAATGATGAGCTCtaaaaagtcaccaaaaattgTGAATATAGACAagtaaaacaaatatatatatagaagttttAAGGTGACAGTTTGCTGTTGTGTGGAATATTTTTCTTGTCCTGACTTATAAATATTCATGGAAAATCTTATAAGAGTAAGATAACTGATTTTTTTTCGCATTGGTAAGCAGGGACTGCACCACATGTGGCTATGGTTAATCGCATGTTTTTGTGTGATTCACATGCAGCTGTGCTTGGAAAGGCACCTTTGTATTGCATGTCCTAGTTAAATTGTTAAAAATTCTACTTCCATTTGTATGGTACGCTTTTGCCAATATGTATAGCCATAGCTTttgaaaattaagaataatcTGTATCGTAAATGCTGTAACTCATTTTTGTCGTGCTAACTTTGCAACTCATCTTTGTCTGATTCAATTCTCACTGTAGTGTTATGGAGAATTTGTTAGTGGTTCCATAACTGATGAGCAGAGGAAGATTATTGTCCGTAACTCATGCCCTGGGGCAGGGGCTTGTGGTGGGATGTATACGGCCAATACCATGGCTTCTGCTATTGAAGCAATGGGAATGTGTCTGCCTTACAGGTAGAATTATTTTTCAACGTTTGATCACTTGAATTGGCATCAGCTAGCATTGTTGttcttattctctctctctctctctctctctctctaaagctCTTCGACACCTGCTGAAGATCCATTGAAGTTGGATGAGTGCCGTTTAGCAGGAAAGTATCTTTTGGAATTACTGAAGATGGACTTGAAACCACGAGATATTATCACTCCAAAATCCCTACGTAATGCGATGGTTATTGTCATGGCACTAGGTGGCTCGACAAATGCTGTATTACACTTGATTGCTATTGCAAGGTGAGGAGACTTCTCGCGACCTGATTTTCCATGAATACCATTGATTGAAAGTGCCTTATGATGAAATTCTTTGCAGGTCTGTTGGTCTGGAACTAACTCTTGATGATTTTCAGAAGGTCAGCGATAAGGTTCCATTTCTTGCAGATCTTAAGCCTAGTGGCAAATATGTCATGGAGGATGTACACAAGGTctgctttataataaatatcGTCTTGTGCTTTAAATTTACAACTTctattgctcttgtatatgccCCGTATACTTGGGCATATGCCttctcttttgatcaataaaaattgGTTTACcgatcaaatattttttttaaacttctatgAATGAATTTGGCTCAGGATATTTTTAAGTGCATGTGACACTTTTAATATGGTTTTTGTTTGTCACCGTTTCCTCTTGATGAGCCTATGAATAATTGTTTTGATAGATTGGAGGAACACCTGCTGTCATTCGCTACCTTTTGGAGCACGGTCTTCTAGATGGGGATTGTATGACTGGTAAATTTATTTCGATCTCTTTCATcagaaaatgcatttttttttctgtgtttTTATATTAACCTAGAACTATTTCCTCTTTAGTCACTGGAAAGACACTGGCTGAAAATGCAGCAATGTTCCCTCCCTTAGCCAGAGGACAGGTTTGATGGCATTTATATTGTTATCCTCATCTATTGATTTTTCTGTTGCTTTTATTGTTGATCACTTACATTTGAATGCAAACAAGGCAGTTCTTGCTTGTTTTTTCCCCTTCGTTCAGGATGTAATACGACCATTGGAAAACCCCATAAAGAAAACAGGCCACCTCCAGATATTGTATGGAAATCTTGCACCAAATGGTTCTGTAGCAAAAATCACTGGCAAAGAAGGGCTATATTTCTCTGGTGCTATTTTATGTTTTACTTTTGTACTATTATTCTTGAAGTTCCACGTTCTATATTTAATCTTCACTCTACTGCAAAAGTATTTAGGTATTTATTACAAAATTGTTCTCCAGGTCCTGCACTCATATTTGAAGGAGAGGAATCTATGATTGCAGCTATCTCAGAGGATCCTCTGAGCTTTAAGGTATGTTGTTTTAGTCAACAATGTTATGTAATGAGGTCTTTATAGGCAGCAGTTTTTACTGCTGTGTTACTGATTGTTAAGGTCAAACCCAAAAAGATAAAACAAGAGGATTGGATAACTGTCTGTGTATATGTCCCATCATTGAAAAGCTGATGATTTATCTGATCCGTGTGATGGGGATGTGTTACACAGTCCAGGTTTAACCGGTCAAAAGACATGTTGCACCCATGGTCTTCGAGATTCCTCATTAAAAATTATAGCTTTTGGGAAAAGAATGACTGTTGCCCAATAAGTTGTTTcagatataatttatttactaaaAATGGCCACCttttatctcaaaaaataaaattaaaaaaaaggataaaacaAAAGGAATTAGGAATTGTTTTGggtaaaaaatagttaaaagcaAGCGTCATTGCTAAGCACTGCTTCTTTTTTAGATGGCTGCTTTTCTCTCATATCATTTGGCCTGGTAGTGAATGATATTTTCTGGTGTGTCGATTTTAGTTCTCCAACCTGACCTTTCTCTAAGGAAATCCATTAAATCTGAGTTTGGGTTTGTGTTCTAACAGTTTGGTGATACTTGAATTATTCTTGAATTGGCTGAACTTACACCCTTATCTGTTAAAGACTTGTTATGCCCAAAGGACTAAGCATGATTCTTTTGATCATTTTTTAAcgttgatttttattattgattttctAGAAGGAGAGGCctgaaacagtgaaactttttttttgataagtaataaaagattttattcccaagaaataggcataagcccaagtacacaggacgtatacaaaggaaatacctactactttccaaaaatgaaagggaaaaaaaaaaaacagattctGGAAATTATCTTCCATTACAAAAGCTAGCCCACAAACTCaaaagtactaaagaaaaaatccctaagtTTTCCCAATGATCTTCTTTGTCTTCGAAGCATCTCCCATTCTTTTCAAGCCATAGGCCCCACATGAGACAagaaggaatcatcttccaaatgtcgGAAAGAAACGCGTGTTGCTTTGAAAACAAGAAACGCAACATGGAGGAGCTAAAGAACTTCTGTTTTCAAACTTTAATGCTTTGGTTTTCCactattgtactaaatggggacaatgttcatgatttttatctttaattccTTGAGCATAGAATGTATCTAGGTATCTTATGtgtacttcctgtgtacacggGTTACGCCTATTATATTCTgagcaataatatttatcttttacttataaataaaaaaggaatcaTCTTCTAAACATGAACAGCATTCTTGCTACCCTTCCACCCTACCAATAAATCCACCACTTCCTTGGGCATTACCCAAAGTAAACCAGTCCGAGTCAAAACCTCATTCCTCAAGAACCTGGCcacttcacaatgaagaaagagGTGATTAACAGATTCCCCATCCTTCTTGCACATGACACAATGAAACTTATCAGTTTTTATCTCCTATATATGATATTCATCCTGAACATTCATTTGCATTACCCTTATTTCGTTAATTTTATCTTTCCAATGATCGAAGAGGAATTTCATACTTGGAAGaactttccaaactctattttgaGGGGGCTGAAAGTTTAATttctttggtttcttctttagAAGTTGTGCCTTGATTGCTGCTTGTGCATTACATGCAGACCAGTCTAATATCAATTATCTGCTGAAAACTCGTGAAATTTGGAGTTTGAAATGATCTTCTTCTaggttttcatattttaaatcctTATTTCTTGCatcaacaaatttcaatttcaCTGCTCTTGTTAGGCTCCTAGGTATTCTGTCTGcattttgtaaattttgatattttcttattttaacttGCACCCGTGATACTTTCCCATGATACTGTTATTTATATCTTAAAAGTCTTGGGCATCTGTCCATCACATCCAAATGTAAGCAGCGTCCCTCATGATAGTggtatcttttctttttttatttgtgtaGTCATAGATATTATTGTGGAACTCAGATGTGGtgtgatttttctttatatcatgTTTATGTTTGCCATGTTTCAGGGAAAGGTAGTCGTTATTAGAGGAGAGGGGCCGAAGGGGGGACCAGGCATGGCTGAAATGTTGACACCAACAAGTGCAATAATGGGAGCAGGTCTtggaaaggtttggttttattcAATCCCAGTTTTGGTTTGAGCTATGGTCTGTTCTTTTCAGAATCTGGGTCAACTCATTATCCTGTAGTTTTCTGGATCGTGTGACATGGACACTTACTAAATACTTCTTTTGTGTTCAAATTTTATGGATGGCTCAATCTATTGGGATTCATCAAGGTCATGAATCTACAACAAAACTGATAAATTCGTTATATgtctttttaaacatgaacttaGTTGACTATGCATGTTGTTTCCTAAGAATATGACGTGTTTGTTTGGATATTGCTTTCGATTGCTGCAGGATGTTGCTTTGTTGACTGATGGTAGGTTTTCAGGCGGTTCACATGGATTTGTTGTTGGCCACATATGCCCTGAAGCACAGGTGCACCAGCTATTTATCATTATCATCATGgataactaaattaaaaaagtactagAGGAAAAGTTTTCCCTCTTTCTAAGGGAACTAAAACctacaaaattaagaaaaataggaGACCAAAATAATGCGTTGCCAATCGTTTTCAGGAAGGTGGTCCGATTGGTTTGATTGAAAATGGAGACATCATCAATGTTGATGTTCAGAAGAGGAGAATAGATGTGCAGGTATCGGATGAGGAGATGGAGTGGCGACGGAAGAAATGGACTCCACCTGCATATAAGGCCAACAGAGGAGTGCTTTACAAGGTACTTTTGAGACTCTGCCTTGACATCCATTTTTAGTGTATACTAGTTgatgtatttattaaagaagcgTCCTATTTTATTTCCAGTACATCAAGAACGTGCAGTCGGCTTCAAAGGGATGCGTGACTGATGAGTAGTGTGGCCAGCCAGCCCGTAGAGTACATGCCTTTTTTTGCGGCTATTCTACTTCATCTGTTCTTTATTAATTCAGGGAGAACTTGTTTTTCTCTCCATTTAGGGGATAATTTCTCAAACCAATACTTCTTGACTCTGCATAGATGAAGTACGAACATGTTGCTTATCTTAATGAATTTTGGAGGTATTGATACACCTACTTGGGTAGAAGTTTGATGCAAATTAGGAGGATGCTCCATAATTTGTGgagatattttaattaataatgatctttttctaatttattgctTTCTTAGTTAGATTAGCATTTCCTAATTTTATTCTATCTGCAATTGTTATTTCCTAGTTAGATTagtatattttagttttattctatcTATAATGGTTATTTCCTAGTTAGATTAGTATTCTATTTTGTTGGCTATTTAAGGATCAAGGATGTACAATTAAAGACACTTCTTGAATGATTAATGAAATTGCATGTTTGATCTTGAGATGAGACTAGTCTCATTAGACACCGGAACTGTTAATCTATTTTCTTGGAGAGATTCCAATtttatagagagagattctgTGCTTTTCTCTTCTTGACATCGACGCGTGGTTGAACCAGGAAGTTGGCACCAAAGTTAGAACTCACCATTGAAAACTCAAGTTGCAAGGGAGGATGTCCAAGAGCTTGTTTACACATTATTAACCTTTTGCTTTTGTCAAGTGGGACATGAATTGTAACATTCTACAACGCTTCACAGCAAACGACCATGGTGACTTACGGCCTGAACCTGGACCCGAGTGTGTAATGCAGCTTGGGATATGGCCCAAGCCAGTAGGTTTTGAAACCCAAAAATTTGGGCATCCGAGGTGTaccctttattttattttttaaaactattttactaaaatattttcaagaataaAAGTATTGACAAAACAATAAAGGCAATGAAAGAAATCTTAAAACAACTAACACTGTCCATTGTCCATGATGATAAAAAGTACTAtgtgagaaaaataactaaaactagaaACAACTATttacctttttaattaattgcatAAAGAAAAACCTCATATTTATTAAGGAAAATGCATGCAGCACACGTAATGCAATCCATATACAGAACACAAAATTGCATGGTTATACGCACTAATTTGATTTTGCTAACAAGCAGTTGGTCTAGAAGCATACCTTCAGTTACATATTTGCTCCAGACACCAATAGGCTCTTCGATGAATCGGTGAAGGGAATAGAAGCATaggtattaataattattataattttttaaaatttttacacaaaataaaataaataatttaattttttcgtattttaaaataaaaataatattaaaaaaatatattttaataagattttatttcatttctaatttttatctcaattcatataGAAAACAAACGAGAACGTGGTTTATAAGCCACTTCACTACAAATAAAAATGCACCACATGggctataaaataaaaatccatatATGCACATGGGCAATGATAAACCTTACACTTTTCTTATTGTTGCTTTactaaattgtattttttttttttctttccgctctttaaatttggattaaaaatattagaacagGACTTTTTTGCATaattgagaagaaaataaatttaatcaactaatgtaatttaattaaaaataaatttaattaatttacatgaTTACATTGGttaattgaatttatatattttttagattatataagaaggttatattctaaaatttttaattcagatttaaatagtaaaaagaaaaaaaagataataaaataataataaataaaatgtaaggATTACGGACGTATACATTCAGATacttaaaacccaaacactgctttaaaaaagagagagagagagagaaacccaaacAGATACTGCATCAGATtttagggtttttattttttattttttgaagtttttgggtCGAAGAAGATAAAAGAGGGTTGGATGGTTGGCTTGGGCTAACTCGACCCGGCCTGTTCTTTAGGGACCCGACCCTTCGCCGCACCTGGAAACGAAACAACGGGCCTAAGGCTGTAAGACAGGGGGAAGGAGAATGAGATGAGACATGATGAGTCTATGGCATGGTCATCTTCCTTGGATTCCTCGAATTTAAATTCAACTTCaggtcttctctctctcttggatTTGAACCTGCAACAAGATCAGGTacccttcctctctctctctggttctCTGGGTTAAAAATCGCATTTTATTTTTGAGGTCGGTTTACTTCCTCCTGATTCTCTTCTATGTTAAAttttcctttattattattatttttttttttgttttgaaaattttcattgaaTCAGTCATGTTGTTTTGTTacgatattattaattaaaaaaattaatttattattcttGAATCGATCATATTGTTTTGATACTatttagttaattaattaattaatattgtttgatattttatatttgtggGGTAGATATACTTGCATTTagacattttaattttaatttttaatctcaTGCCCTATTTTAATGTTAATTACGagttttatacaatttttatatgaaacATTTCATATGGTTAATATCATTTTctggtttattttttattttttttttatggggggttgcattaaaaaaaataattttttcatagtaTTCTCTCTTTTACCGACGGTGATGTTGAGGCTTAAATGAATTCGTGTTTGTGAAAGCTTATTCCAGATGTTCGTTATGTAAATTTTTTGATGGGTAAAATGATGTTCTGTGTATAATCATAAGGTGAAAATGTCAGAGGGCAATGAAGCTTGCCTAATTTTAGCCCACTTCAGAACATTGGCTCATGATTCTATTACCGTGCTTTATATTTGCTAATGGCTTTCATAGCTTAGAACGGTGCATGGTTTGAACAAATCGGACAGCGAATCCTTTGTTGATAGGGCTTGAGATTATGAATCCAAGATGAACTCATGATACATCAGATGTGGAAAGTCCAATCAAGTAGCTCTTTTagtgttttaaaatgcaatCCATGCCATGTTGAtgctaattttttcttaacaagATAGTATTAtccttttaattaaataaaaaaaaatgattttgctTTTAAATTTATTGGAGTGTTTGGTGTAAGGCTTTTCAAATAAGTATGCTGCAACTGTTGCACTGCTTTTGTTTAAGTATCATGGTCGAAGGAGATCTTCATATTGTATTTTTTGCAGGATTATTACTTTCTGTGCAGAAAGGTTACCCAtcctttccttctttctcaATACACATAAACTGTTAGTTTTTTTCTCCATTGAAATATATCCCTATGGTCGATTAATATCTTGGATACTTAATATTTTGGATGTCCTGTACTTTTGAAGTTATttaatttcctaaaatctgaGCCATGTTCTTTCTACATAGTTGATGTCAGTATGCTGACATGCCTATATGCATATGTTTGGCTTCTTTTATTTGTAGCTTTTGGTTCAACATGTTGGTTCTATGGGATACAGTGGCCAATTATACCTTTATCTCGATTTATATCATGTTGACTTTGTAATACTGCATGCACTATTAACTGATTTTTTGGGTAGTCCGTAGTTCTTTTGATGCTTTCATTCTATGCAGTGCTCTTAAGAAATCTATC
This genomic interval from Carya illinoinensis cultivar Pawnee chromosome 2, C.illinoinensisPawnee_v1, whole genome shotgun sequence contains the following:
- the LOC122300293 gene encoding dihydroxy-acid dehydratase, chloroplastic-like, with the translated sequence MQATLVAPTPRAALIASHYGPSQYRTSFSLRASVSSPPPPSVTVDSSSAPPTAQTHKLNKYSSRVTEPKSQGGSQAILLGVGLSEDDLLKPQIGISSVWYEGNTCNMHLLGLSEAVKEGVREAGMVGFRFNTVGVSDAISMGTRGMCYSLQSRDLIADSIETVMSAQWYDGNISIPGCDKNMPGTIMAMGRLNRPSIMVYGGTIKPGHFQGHSYDIISAFQCYGEFVSGSITDEQRKIIVRNSCPGAGACGGMYTANTMASAIEAMGMCLPYSSSTPAEDPLKLDECRLAGKYLLELLKMDLKPRDIITPKSLRNAMVIVMALGGSTNAVLHLIAIARSVGLELTLDDFQKVSDKVPFLADLKPSGKYVMEDVHKIGGTPAVIRYLLEHGLLDGDCMTVTGKTLAENAAMFPPLARGQDVIRPLENPIKKTGHLQILYGNLAPNGSVAKITGKEGLYFSGPALIFEGEESMIAAISEDPLSFKGKVVVIRGEGPKGGPGMAEMLTPTSAIMGAGLGKDVALLTDGRFSGGSHGFVVGHICPEAQEGGPIGLIENGDIINVDVQKRRIDVQVSDEEMEWRRKKWTPPAYKANRGVLYKYIKNVQSASKGCVTDE